The following DNA comes from Fervidibacillus albus.
AAAACATTTTCGAAAACGAAGGAAATGGAAGAAGGGTATATCGAAATGAACGCAGGTAAACAAACGTTTCGCATTCCGTATTTATACGTAATCAATGAACCGAATTATCCTCGAATAATGTTTTTTACGGTGGAAGGCAATAAAAGGGGGACGATTCGGTACGAAATGTATTTGCCTGGTGGTGCTGAACAGTTATGGATCATTCTCCTCGATCCGTTAACCGGCGGTGTTATTCGCTATATAAAGGAAGAAAAGGGAGTGCATAAAGGGTTGTCGGTGAAAGAAATCGAATTAAAAGAGGCCATTCCTCCGGGCACATATTTGGCGATTGCTATTGCGAAAAAATCCGGAAGGGAAGATTATTTACAACAATGGGTGGACATCCCGATGGAAGAATGAGTCAAAGCCATCGTGTTTCATACGAGGAAAAGATCGATGCCACCCTGCCCCTTCCTTTGGATACGAATAGAATTAATAAAAAGTTCTCAATTGAAATGAAATGGTTTTCATTATGAATGGTTTTTAACAAAAATATTTCAGATTCGTGAACGATCGTTTAACAAAAATAATTATTTTTTTACATCGAATAAATTGACAGAAAACAAGTACTATTGTATTCTCAATAAGTGTGGATTGATAAGGTTTACATCCCTGATACGATAGGTTTCTTAAAATTCCCCTGTGGGCATAGTGAAAATATCGGAAAGGCCATACGAACTAACGGTTGATTTTCTTTTGAAAAATTGATCGAAAAAGACTTCTAATCATCCCTCAATTTGTCGTGTTTGACGAGTTTCCCGGTCGCTTTTCAAAGGTATGAAAACATGCTATTGTATATTAATAAGGTCGAATATATAGGGGATAAGAAAAACGATGCCAGATGTGGAATTTTTATACAACCGATATAGGAAGTATATGTACTTTACTCTTGCCATCGTCGTTTTAGGATGGGGATTTTCCGCGTATAAAGCCTTCTTCGCAGGACTTTTCCTCGGAATTTCCGTCGGTTTCCTGAATTTATGGCTATTGAAAAAGCGGACCGTACGTCTTAGCAATGCGGTTACGAAGAATAAAACCGTTTACTCCATCGGCACCTTCTCCAGGATGGCTTACGTCGCTTTAGCGGTGTTGATCGCCTTGAAGTATCCGGATATTTTTCATTTAATCGCTACAATTATAGGATTTACCGTATCCTATATTGTCATATTCATTGACTTGATCATTTTGTTTTTGGCAAAGCAATTTCGTCAGGAAGAGAGGTGAACAATCGTGCAGCATGAAGCTCCAATTCGTGAACTATTCGGACTGGCTTATAACGCCTCAAATATTCTCATGATTACCGTTTCATCCGTCATCGTATTTCTCATCGCTTTCTTCAGCACTAGAAGGTTGCAAAGGAA
Coding sequences within:
- a CDS encoding ATP synthase subunit I, whose amino-acid sequence is MPDVEFLYNRYRKYMYFTLAIVVLGWGFSAYKAFFAGLFLGISVGFLNLWLLKKRTVRLSNAVTKNKTVYSIGTFSRMAYVALAVLIALKYPDIFHLIATIIGFTVSYIVIFIDLIILFLAKQFRQEER